In a genomic window of Pelecanus crispus isolate bPelCri1 chromosome 1, bPelCri1.pri, whole genome shotgun sequence:
- the COPS7A gene encoding COP9 signalosome complex subunit 7a — protein MAAEGKVTGQSQEQFLLLAKAARGAALASLIHQVLEAPGIYVFGELLDMPAVRELADSEFSPVFRLLTIFAYGTYADYLAEAANLPPLSEAQKNKLRHLSVVTLAAKIKCIPYSVLLEQLQLKNVRQLEDLVIEAVYADVLRGSLDQRNQRLEVDYSIGRDIRREELSTITRTLQEWCQGCEVVLSGIEEQVSRANQHKEQQLALKQQIESEVANLKKTIKVTTAAAAAATSQDPEQHLTELREPAPGTNQRQASKKTSKAKGLRGSAKIWSKSN, from the exons atGGCGGCCGAGGGGAAGGTGacggggcagagccaggagcagttcttgctgctggccaaggcgGCCCGCGGCGCCGCCCTCGCCAGCCTCATCCACCAGGTGCTGGAGGCCCCGGGCATCTACGTCTTCGGGGAGCTGCTGGACATGCCCGCCGTCCGGGAG CTGGCCGACAGCGAGTTCTCCCCCGTCTTCCGCCTCCTGACCATCTTCGCTTACGGCACCTACGCCGACTACCTGG CTGAAGCAGCAAACCTCCCTCCCTTGTCAGAGGCTCAGAAGAACAAACTGAGGCACCTGTCAGTCGTCACTCTGGCTGCCAAGATCAAG TGCATCCCCTATTcggtgctgctggagcagttACAGCTGAAGAACGTCCGACAACTGGAGGACCTTGTGATTGAGGCTGTGTATGCAGATGTGCTGCGAGGGAGCTTGGATCAGCGGAACCAGCGCCTGGAGGTGGATTACAGCATTGGGAGGGACATCCGGAGGGAGGAGCTAAGCACCATCACCCGCACATTGCAGGAGTG GTGCCAGGGCTGCGAGGTTGTCTTGTCGGGCATTGAAGAGCAGGTTAGCCGGGCCAACCAGCATAAAGAGCAACAGCTGGCACTTAAGCAGCAGATAGAGAGCGAG GTGGCAAACCTGAAGAAGACCATTAAAGTgacaacagcagctgctgcagcagccacatCCCAAGACCCGGAGCAGCACCTAACAGAGCTCAGGGAGCCGGCCCCTGGCACCAATCAGCGCCAGGCGAGCAAGAAAACTTCCAAAGCCAAAGG gCTCCGGGGCAGTGCGAAGATTTGGTCTAAATCAAACTAG